Genomic DNA from Eptesicus fuscus isolate TK198812 chromosome 18, DD_ASM_mEF_20220401, whole genome shotgun sequence:
CATGGATAGAAtaaggtaaaattttatttatgaatattttgcACATGTCCAGCTCAGTTAAACAAGTATTATAGAAAATGTGCTGATGATTAATTCAGTGCATTGGTAAAAAGaaacatagttttgtttttagaatagttaatttttgtgtaatttTTACATACTGGGAGCTCAGTAAAAAGTATATATTGTCCAAAATACAATggtaacaacaaaagaaaaactaaccAAAAACCCCTATTATTATAATAGTGTAACAAGGAATCCTCATTTATACATTTTGTGTTCTAGAATATATTTCTGTCTGAAAGTGGTTTTCTGCAGAGACTCTTGTGACaccattaaaataatgaattgtaTTCAATTAACTCATTACATTTGAATAAAAGTCTGAAAGCTAATAGGTAAATGGTAACTTTTGTAAACAGACTTTATACTTGCATCCTTGTAGATCTTGTGTAAAAAGTACTATAGTATCCTTGATGTTATATTCCTAATAATTACTCAATACTCTATATATACTGGATCTTTAATATTAAATACttagtatattataattatacTTAAACATTTACTGAAATAGTAAATGTGTGACTGAACAAAAATAAAGTCTAATTAGAATGTATTTTGTGTCCTGattttttcaaataacatttatttcctttgcctAGTAATGGTGGATTAGAAGATGGAAAACCTGTTGACCTAGTTCTTAGCTGTGTGGATAATTTTGAAGCTCGAATGACAATAAATACAGTGAGTATTCCTACTGTGTAAAAGGTTACACTCATGGACTTATCTATTCTGTATCTTCTATCAGTATATATTTCCCATCCTAAAAATAGTTCTGCATCTAAACCCTTTTATAATgtgttttacttgtttttaatgTTCCCTTAGCCtacttttgaaatgttttctaatgCTTTAGAACCTGCTTAGCCTTGCTATTGTGGCATAGGTTTCAATATCCTACTTTCTGATGCCAATAGAGGAAACTATAAAATAGCAGATAGTAGTgatgtacaatttttaaaataaatgaataacttaTAATACTCTTGGTCAGCTTTGGTTTTAACTTTTGTTACTTTACTTTTCagtaaagatataaatatatataaattgccttttgaaaaataaaactgaattcttttctttgtgttttcagCTTTTCAAATGAAGTTTTGCATTTTTGTtgctgaaataattttagaaaaatcaagtTTCCAAGTTTTACATTAATGTGATAAGAAATCCAATAGACTTAATTTAATTAGATATTTATTGACTACTTACCTgtcagtttatttcatttttatttatttattatttttaaaaattttaattctttattgttgaaagtattacatatgttccctcccccctccccattgacctctccccacatCTGTCAGTTTATTTTAAACAGAGTGTGACAATTGCCAAGGAATTCCATTATttacaacttttaattttttattctgaaaattaattttacaaaattCATGGTAATTCATTTAGTTAAATGCCACTTTTTTCATGAAAAGAAATTATGGTAACTTACAGCTTGCTCttttatgttctttcttttatttttatctacttcTACCAAGGCTTGTAATGAACTTGGACAAACATGGATGGAGTCTGGGGTCAGTGAAAATGCAGTTTCGGGGCACATACAGCTTATAATTCCTGGAGAATCTGCTTGTTTTGCGGTATGTATAATTAATTTTGGGTTATTTTTCACTAAATACAAGAGTTCCTAGGGGCATTGAATATGTATTATAGTTCAAAGAAAAACAGACTTTGAATATGATTAACGGCTACTTGGAACACatactttttccctttctttgaaatatattttcttttattctttctcatgtAGTGTGCCCCGCCACTTGTAGTTGCTGCAAATATTGATGAAAAGACTCTGAAACGAGAGGGTGTTTGTGCAGCCAGTCTTCCCACCACTATGGGCGTGGTTGCTGGGATCTTGGTACAAAATGTGTTAAAGTGAGTGAAGGTTAATTTTTCTGAATAGTCTTGtttgttttgattaaaaaaaaagatacttcatgaagtattttaaatataggaACTACCAGCAAagtatttaatttagtttttaaaatttagtcttaaatatacatatattttttattttatatactatgtataatatatattttttatttgtatgtaatATACCTTACTAACATAACTTAAATggataggtattgcatgttttaaaaattcttgcggccctggtcagtgtggcttagttggttgggtgttgtcctgtgcaccaagaggtcaccgattccattcctggtcagggcacataccctatTGCAGGCTTGatagcatgcaggaggcagccaatcaatgcttctctctcatcaatgttgttgtttttttccctctctatcccttcctctttttctctaaaatcataaaaacgtatttaaaaaaaattattacaacacaccagttgaaaatcattgaCTTAGACTATAACTAAAAAGGACAAAGGTTTCTTTACAGCCAAAATTAATGTCAAAGAGTTTTTGAATCAATTCACACTTAATTAAAAGGACAACTCCTTTAGGTGTTCCCTCTCTCAGGCCATTTTTTGTTGCAACTCTAATAAGCTTAGTTATGTTTCCTAAGCCTCCAATATAAGAACAAACTGCAACATGCTATAGGGAGGCACTCTGATATCAGAAGTGTCCACTACCAGCAAAGATATTATAAAAAGCATACATAAGAACTCTTAAGGCAAATGTCTAGAGCTATTTCATAGCTTGTGCAAACTATCTAAACATTTCATAGAATAATATGAAAAGGGGGAAATTATGGCTATAAATTACTCTCTTATGTGTCATACTTATAGTATAAGCCCTCTATTGATGCACATTTAGGCTGCTTACCGATTTTAAGTTATTAATAATGCTGCAAACAATAACTTTTTCTATATCTTTGTATACTAGATTTTtgtacagttttaatttttaggagTGGAGTTTCTGGGCTTATGCAAAATTTTTTGACATATTactaaatttttctttcaaagggATTGTACATTTCCATCACAGTGTAGGAGTACCTAGTCCACCCACACCTTTGATATTATTTGATATTGTAAAACTCTTTAATCTTGGTGAATCTAATAGGTGAAGAATGGGTATCTCTTTCAATTTTGTTATTTGTGATAATTTGAGCACTTGTACTTTTGTGTGAATTATTTGCTCATATTCTCTgctcaaatttttttttgtttttccttgatgTATATTAAGAACATACATTTATACTCTGGCtgagtagctcaattggttagtgTGAcgtcctgatataccaaggttgcaggttcgatcccctgttaGGGTACatataagaaacaaccaatgaatgcataaatatgtggaacaacaaatcgatgtttctttttctcttccttcctttctctaaaaatcagtcaataaataaaatttaaaaaacaagaatcaaccaatgaaacaaagattgatgtttctctttctttaaaaacaatagaaaagaacataaatttgcaaatatttttccttttgttgtttatCTTATATACATGATTTTCTAAAAAGAATCAGATTTGACCAGCAGGGAGCACAGAAAGCTTTGTGGCATActggaaatgttctataatttTGATCTGGTAGTGATTACATGGGTGAATACATTTGTAAAATTGTATTGAACTATACATTTAAGACTGTAAACTTTATagtaagttttatataaaaaatattttaaattggttaGATTTAGTATCATATCTCAggaatttttaatatatcattCTTCTACATTttaatctctctaaaatcagcatgctttttaaaattgttgacatAATCACAGTTTAATTGGCAGCATTTTATCTTTATTAGAGGTTCAAAAAAGAGTTCTATGGCTGATGAAAGAGGTTTCTTTCctgctttcattcaacaaatatcttttATGAGCCAGGCCCTGTAaacaagagaataaatttgtcttctttgtttcttgttacagaatgggggaaaaaaggggacatatgtgatactttcaacaataaagatttaattttttaaaaatctgattttaaaaatacttttatccttttatttaagtctactttgatttgtttttctagGTTTCTGTTAAAATTTGGTACTGTTAGTTTTTACCTCGGATACAATGCAATGCAGGATTTTTTTCCTACTATGTCCATGAAGCCAAATCCTCAGTGCGACGACAGAAATTGCAGGAAACAGCAGGAAGAATATAAGGTATATGCCAGTCTGTCAGAAAGTGTGAGAGAACATGTTGCATAGGATaatagcttaaaaaaagaaaaaaaaatatttagatttggAATTTAAGATAATTGGATTCTGGGTCcttaaacttttaatttattcACCATGCCTCCAAATGAAAATTGTGTTCAAAGTCCTTTTTTGCTTTTGGTAGGACAAAAAGCCTGCCTGAATTATTGATTAATGCTTGGGAGAActgagaatgaataaaaatactttgATACTGTTTGATTTCTATAGAAAAAGGTAGCAGCACTGCCCAAAAAGGAGGTTGttcaagaagaggaagagatactACATGAAGACAATGAGTGGGGTAGGAATCTTTTCATAAATGGAAATGGCAGCATATGACATATCTTTTATGGAAGGGAATCTCATTATAATTAATGTTATACAAGTTTTGAGTTGTTATTGTTTAAGTTCCTCAAAAACTGTAATAAGGTCAAATTTAACTCTACAGGTATTGAGTTGGTTTCTGAAGTTTCAGAAGAGGAACTGAAAAATTCTTCAGGTCCAGTTCCTGACTTACCTGAAGGAATAACAGTGGCCTATACAGTTCCCCAAAAGGTACACCTAAAATATGATTTACCATAagtaaataacatgaaaaaagtGTTTATCTTTCATCTTCATCCTTTATAATGCCAACACAGTACTTCCTGTATTAGATATTTTACTATAGGCATTAAGATGTCTGAAAGAGAGGTATCCAATGCTAATATGGACATGTGCACAGCACAACTTAACTgtttgaaaacaaatataaaatagttttattcacTTATTAATGGATCAAGTCAAATAGATTtgattaaatgaaaatatcataTTCCTAATTTGGTAGTTTTAGCCACAATACTATTTAAAAGTACCACTTTAGTAGATATTGCAGGAATATTGAAATTACTGCCTTGTAAATCAAAAGACTGGTGGGGAAAGTAAAGAACTTTGTCTCTCCTAAAAATTAGAAGGCATATGTACTAAAGGAAGTTTACTTTGTAAACTTGTAGAACATGGTTAAAGCTTACTGATTACATATTTCTAAGCATCAAGAATTTTATGTGGTTATTTTTTCACTATGTTTCCCTCATTTGTTGATAGCAAGCAGATTCTGTTCCCGATGTAACAGTGGAAGATTCTGGTGAAAGCTTGGAAGATCTCATGGCCAAGATGAAGAATATGTAGATAATGGACtgga
This window encodes:
- the UBA5 gene encoding ubiquitin-like modifier-activating enzyme 5 isoform X1, producing MAESVERLRRRVEELERELAQERSRRALGGGDGGGGRARIEKMSPEVVDSNPYSRLMALKRMGIVSDYEKIRTFAVAIVGVGGVGSVTAEMLTRCGIGKLLLFDYDKVELANMNRLFFQPHQAGLSKVQAAEHTLRNINPDVLFEVHNYNITTVENFQHFMDRISNGGLEDGKPVDLVLSCVDNFEARMTINTACNELGQTWMESGVSENAVSGHIQLIIPGESACFACAPPLVVAANIDEKTLKREGVCAASLPTTMGVVAGILVQNVLKFLLKFGTVSFYLGYNAMQDFFPTMSMKPNPQCDDRNCRKQQEEYKKKVAALPKKEVVQEEEEILHEDNEWGIELVSEVSEEELKNSSGPVPDLPEGITVAYTVPQKQADSVPDVTVEDSGESLEDLMAKMKNM
- the UBA5 gene encoding ubiquitin-like modifier-activating enzyme 5 isoform X2, which translates into the protein MAESVERLRRRVEELERELAQERSRRALGGGDGGGGRARIEKMSPEVVDSNPYSRLMALKRMGILLLFDYDKVELANMNRLFFQPHQAGLSKVQAAEHTLRNINPDVLFEVHNYNITTVENFQHFMDRISNGGLEDGKPVDLVLSCVDNFEARMTINTACNELGQTWMESGVSENAVSGHIQLIIPGESACFACAPPLVVAANIDEKTLKREGVCAASLPTTMGVVAGILVQNVLKFLLKFGTVSFYLGYNAMQDFFPTMSMKPNPQCDDRNCRKQQEEYKKKVAALPKKEVVQEEEEILHEDNEWGIELVSEVSEEELKNSSGPVPDLPEGITVAYTVPQKQADSVPDVTVEDSGESLEDLMAKMKNM
- the UBA5 gene encoding ubiquitin-like modifier-activating enzyme 5 isoform X3; protein product: MNRLFFQPHQAGLSKVQAAEHTLRNINPDVLFEVHNYNITTVENFQHFMDRISNGGLEDGKPVDLVLSCVDNFEARMTINTACNELGQTWMESGVSENAVSGHIQLIIPGESACFACAPPLVVAANIDEKTLKREGVCAASLPTTMGVVAGILVQNVLKFLLKFGTVSFYLGYNAMQDFFPTMSMKPNPQCDDRNCRKQQEEYKKKVAALPKKEVVQEEEEILHEDNEWGIELVSEVSEEELKNSSGPVPDLPEGITVAYTVPQKQADSVPDVTVEDSGESLEDLMAKMKNM